Proteins from one Ascaphus truei isolate aAscTru1 chromosome 19, aAscTru1.hap1, whole genome shotgun sequence genomic window:
- the LOC142470251 gene encoding uncharacterized protein LOC142470251 produces METPEIEELICQEEPKITPKRIPFRVKKAWKEEDSDEEEARNSASQAWEEEDSDEEETRNSALEVSGRTKVVPFVLEDDDADDEADDESDDEADDEADNEAGYEAGYKAGNEAGYETGYEADSETDSEADSETDSEADSEADSETDSEADSETDSEADSKAHSEADSEADSEADSEADSEADSEVDSETESETDFKADDKWGDEVDNNEGEYERCGGMCCFPFHRLGRRSRGQVAEGPGRRNRGILGALRSWFNRRRGR; encoded by the exons ATGGAGACACCTgag atcgaAGAATTGATATGCCAAGAGGAGCCGAAAATAACACCGAAAAGAATACCGTTTCGGgtgaagaag GCATGGAAGGAGGAGGACAGCGATGAGGAAGAAGCAAGAAACAGCGCTTCACAG gcatgggaggaggaggacaGCGACGAGGAAGAAACAAGAAACAGCGCTTTAGAG gtcagcgGACGCacaaaggtggtgccctttgtccTAGAGGACGATGATGCGGacgacgaggcggacgacgagtcAGACGACGAGGCGGACGATGAGGCGGacaacgaggcgggctacgaggcgggctACAAGGCGGgcaacgaggcgggctacgagacGGGCTATGAGGCAGACAGCGAGACGGACAGTGAGGCTGACAGCGAGACAGACAGCGAGGCGGACAGCGAGGCGGACAGCGAGACGGACAGCGAGGCGGACAGCGAGACGGACAGCGAGGCGGACAGCAAGGCACACAGCGAGGCGGACAGCGAGGCGGACAGCGAGGCGGACAGCGAGGCGGACAGCGAGGCGGACAGCGAGGTGGACAGCGAGACGGAAAGCGAGACGGACTTCAAGGCGGACGACAAGTGGGGTGACGAGGTGGACAACAACGAAGgggaatacgagaggtgtggagggATGTGCTGCTTCCCCTTTCACAGGCTGGGGAGAAGATCCCGGGGGCAGGTAGCAGAGGGGCCAGGGCGTAgaaacaggggtattctaggggccttGAGAAGTTGGTTtaaccgcaggagaggcagataa